From Salvelinus fontinalis isolate EN_2023a chromosome 30, ASM2944872v1, whole genome shotgun sequence, one genomic window encodes:
- the LOC129828620 gene encoding Golgi apparatus membrane protein TVP23 homolog B-like — protein MMRLDDNDDDVSLFDAEEDTGRGKSKKTKIKHPVASFFHLFFRMSAILVYLLCELLSSSFIACMVTIILFLSADFWTVKNITGRLMVGLRWWNQVDDDGKSHWVFESRKGNSKQLVSDSESRIFWLGLVVCPVIWVFFVFSTLFSFKIKWLAVVIMGVVLQGANLYGYVRCKVGSRTSLKNMATNYFGRQFLKQAMTKEEES, from the exons ATGATGAGACTG GATGACAACGATGATGACGTCTCCCTGTTTGATGCAGAGGAGGATACAGGCAGAGGAAAGTCAAAGAAGACTAAAATCAA GCATCCAGTGGCCTCCTTCTTCCACCTATTCTTCAGAATGAGTGCCATCCTGGTGTACCTGCTCTGTGAGCTCCTCAGCAGTAGCTTCATTGCCTGTATGGTCACCATCATCCTCTTCCTGTCAGCTGACTTCTGGACCGTTAAG AATATCACAGGCCGGTTGATGGTGGGCCTGAGGTGGTGGAACCAGGTGGATGACGATGGAAAAAGCCACTGGGTGTTTGAGTCCAGAAAG GGGAATTCAAAGCAGCTCGTGTCAGACTCCGAGTCGAGGATCTTCTGGCTGGGTCTAGTAGTGTGTCCTGTCATCTGGGTCTTCTTTGTCTTCAGCACCCTCTTCTCCTTCAAGATTAAGTGGCTG GCCGTGGTGATCATGGGCGTGGTGCTACAGGGGGCTAACCTGTATGGCTATGTTCGCTGTAAAGTGGGCAGTAGGACGAGCTTGAAGAACATGGCTACTAACTATTTCGGACGGCAGTTTCTTAAACAG GCAATGACTAAAGAAGAGGAATCATAA